Proteins found in one bacterium BMS3Abin02 genomic segment:
- the arcB_1 gene encoding aerobic respiration control sensor protein ArcB, which translates to MAVSKTRTIDPPEQVVIRAFGVATIIVAVQLVVAAIFFASPVLFAAAIAPSLVAVMAFVTFRGMRAPAGWIMLTSAAAIAIDVGLTVGAQYRTLGLGGIIVLGVIAVMLSAQRWAMYMVAFASLIVIANTTWHRPDDLVATFANGMSLAIIFLIGASLAAWVRTTKLEADQRYRTLVQRAPISIWEEDFSAVGKWLDGLRSEGVSDLRSFLTPGMIREATGLIVVREVNQACIDLLEAHDASQLVGPLQPASISEETLASLTDQLVAVWEGTDHVTTEVEGLTFEGNPIEGILHWSAPRINGRIDLSNVIVSVTDVTPLKETQRRLANLIDSKDRFVASISHELRTPLTTVVGLSAELRDYLSRFQPRELHEMLDLIATQAADVGHIVEDLLVAARADIGTISLRTEQLEVCAVVREVAANHPPDTLALPCHALTAMADSTRLRQIIRNLLTNARRYGGDNVGLTAGRSVGEIWIEVSDDGRGISADDAARIFLPYETAHHTLELTEAIGLGLAVARQLARLMDGDLTYERRGAHTVFRLTLPAPLDPDKHTVPEQADSAVLSD; encoded by the coding sequence ATGGCGGTTTCCAAGACGAGAACCATCGACCCGCCCGAGCAGGTCGTGATCCGAGCTTTCGGCGTTGCCACGATCATCGTGGCCGTGCAGTTGGTCGTGGCGGCGATCTTCTTCGCCAGCCCTGTCCTCTTCGCTGCAGCCATCGCCCCGTCGCTCGTCGCGGTCATGGCATTCGTCACGTTCCGGGGCATGCGTGCTCCTGCCGGGTGGATCATGCTGACGTCCGCCGCGGCGATCGCCATCGACGTCGGCCTGACCGTAGGGGCCCAGTACCGGACACTCGGGCTCGGCGGAATCATCGTATTGGGCGTGATCGCCGTAATGCTCTCGGCACAACGATGGGCAATGTACATGGTCGCCTTTGCTTCCCTGATCGTGATCGCGAACACCACCTGGCACCGCCCCGACGACCTCGTGGCAACGTTCGCGAATGGTATGAGTCTCGCCATCATCTTCCTCATCGGGGCTTCCCTCGCGGCCTGGGTACGAACCACGAAACTCGAAGCAGACCAGCGCTACCGCACACTCGTGCAACGTGCTCCGATTTCGATTTGGGAGGAAGACTTCTCCGCCGTCGGGAAGTGGCTCGACGGGCTCCGCTCGGAGGGCGTAAGCGACCTCAGGAGTTTCCTCACACCGGGCATGATCCGTGAGGCCACCGGGCTCATCGTCGTGCGCGAGGTGAACCAGGCTTGTATCGATCTGCTGGAGGCACACGATGCGTCACAGCTCGTCGGTCCCCTGCAGCCTGCCAGCATCTCCGAGGAGACGCTGGCCTCACTCACCGACCAGCTGGTCGCCGTCTGGGAAGGAACGGACCACGTGACAACGGAAGTCGAGGGGCTGACGTTCGAAGGGAACCCGATCGAGGGGATCCTCCACTGGTCGGCCCCGAGGATCAACGGCCGGATCGATCTTTCCAACGTCATCGTGTCGGTCACCGACGTCACACCCCTCAAGGAAACACAGCGCCGCCTCGCGAATCTCATCGATTCGAAAGATCGTTTTGTGGCTTCGATCAGCCACGAGCTCCGAACGCCCCTGACAACCGTGGTCGGCCTCTCGGCCGAGCTGCGCGATTACCTGTCGCGTTTTCAACCTCGGGAGCTGCACGAGATGCTCGATCTGATTGCCACGCAGGCGGCCGACGTCGGCCACATCGTAGAAGACCTGCTCGTCGCCGCCAGAGCGGATATCGGAACAATCTCACTTCGAACGGAACAACTCGAAGTCTGTGCCGTCGTCCGTGAGGTGGCGGCCAACCACCCGCCCGACACGTTGGCACTGCCATGCCACGCACTGACGGCGATGGCAGACTCCACGCGACTGCGCCAGATCATCCGCAACCTGCTCACGAATGCGAGACGCTACGGCGGCGACAATGTCGGACTCACCGCAGGACGGAGTGTCGGCGAGATCTGGATCGAGGTGAGTGACGACGGACGGGGAATCTCGGCCGACGATGCCGCTCGCATCTTCCTTCCATACGAGACTGCGCACCACACCCTCGAACTCACCGAGGCCATCGGGCTGGGCCTCGCCGTGGCGCGGCAACTGGCCCGCCTCATGGACGGCGATCTCACATACGAGCGGCGAGGAGCACACACGGTGTTCCGTCTGACGTTGCCGGCACCACTCGATCCCGACAAGCACACTGTGCCGGAACAGGCGGACTCGGCCGTGCTCTCGGACTGA